GCGGAGCGTGATGATAAATGCCTGCAGCATAAGGTGCTTCTCTTCCTCTCGAAGCTTGACGGAGACCGCCCGGAAACGGCCTGCAACGCCAACTTGCGGGGCGTCCTATCCGTCTGGCTTCCACCTATCAGTCTAAAGAGGACCAATTTAGTCGTCAATCACTCGGACTAATTTAGTCGTGAATTAAACCGACGATAATCGGCAAGTTCCGCAGTTAGGTTGGATTCCGCTATCCGGAATCAGCCGCGGAAATTACCTCGGCGATGCTTGTCACGTGCCCGGCGACTAACTGACCCAACACTCGCTCAGAATGGATGGAGAGGCTTACTTTGGACGATCTTTTCTACCTCTTCATATCCGGTCGGAAAGGCATAGTCGAACCGAGGGGGTAAAGCGAAGACATACTTGGAATTTCTCCCGATCTCGCCAGGTCCGAACGGGGCTGCGCTCATAATCAGCTTATCCTGACGAATCAGCGCCCACTGGCGAAGCGTAAACACCATAATCGGAATGTCTTGGCGAGGATGATCCTCGGTCCACAGCGGGTGCCTGATTGTAATCTCGGGACCTCGTTCAGTCGTTTCATTTGTTGCAGGAATGCCACCGCGCCATTCTCCTCCGAGGATGGAGTAACCTTTCCAACTCGCCGGAAGGCTGAAGCGAAAGCCATACCGCCTGTTGACGTACACCACAGATGAAGCTTTCGGTGATTTTTCTGCACTCGCCTGAGTCGTCTGAAAGAGAGCGGCATGCAGAGACCGGGGCAACAACGCCATAATTCCTACGCACAGGACCGCGATTCGTCCTCGTTCCCATGCTCTTCGCAAGGCATTCCTCCGCGTGACACCGCTCTACTTGCAAGATACACGAAGACAATCTCGACGATACGATGACTTGTCTGAACTAGAAGTGAGGAGATGGTGCGCCCGGAGAGATTCGAACTCCCGACCTACCGGTTCGTAGCCAGTTGCTCTATCCAACTGAGCTACGGGCGCACATTGCGGCGCATCGACTACGCCGGCGACTCCAACTAACTGGCAAGCGTGAAAAATTCACATTGACGGGCTCGTTTTGAATGGGTATCGTCGCTGCCGAAGGTCAGCGAGATTCTTAGTTCAGTCAAAAGGAGCGCAAGGATGAAGCGATCCAATACGAGCAGTGTGGTCACTGGAGCACGTGCAGAATCTTCGATGCTGTTTTCAAGCATGTTCTTCTTCCTGTTGGCGATGGCCCCTGCCCACGCCCAACCAAAGGCAATGCTGACGCACCATACACGAGACGCCGTCTCCAGCGGGCAGGCGGCCCACGTGGGCAGGCTTTCCGCTACGCAGATTTTGCGGCTGGACATTGCTCTGCCTCTGCGCAACGAGGCTCAGCTGGATGAGGAATTGCAACAGCTCTACGATCGGAACAGCTCCTCTTACCACCAGTTCCTCAGCGTGGAGCAATTCACCGAGCGGTTCGCACCGTCGAAGCAAGACTACGACGCGGTGATTCATTTTGCGCAAGCGAACGGCCTGACGGTGACCGGTACCACTCCAAACCGGATGCTCGTCAATGTCGTCGGACCGGTAGCGAATATTGAGCGAGCATTCCACGTCGCATTGAACGTCTATCAGCACCCAACAGAGGCCCGCACGTTCTACGCTCCGGACCGCGAACCGACGGCGGATCTATCGACTCCGTTGTGGCACGTCAGCGGACTCGACAACTTCTCCATTCCCCATCCAGCAAGCCTCAGGCATGAGCCCGAGGTGAAGAGCGGTCCGGCGGCAACGGGCTCAGGACCTAATGGCTATTTTCTCGGCAGCGACATGCGTGTGGCCTACTATGGTGGTTCGGCGCTTACGGGTAGCGGCCAGTCCGTTGGTCTGCTCGAATTCGCGGGCTACAACATAAACGACGTCAACAACTACTTCAGCAGGGTGGGGCAGCCGCTCACGGTTCCCGTCGTAGGTGTATCCACCGACGGCTCCAGTCTGAGCTGCACGGGAAGCTGTGATGACACCGAGCAAGTGCTCGACATCGAAGTGGCAATCTCCATGGCACCGGCGTTGAGTTCCGTTCGAGTCTACGTGTCGGACACAAGCGACGTAAGTATGTTCAATAGGATGGCGACGGACAACATCTCCAAGTCCCTTAGCTGCTCTTGGGGATGGAGCCCCGCCGATCCCACCAGTGACGATCCGATCTTCAAGGAGTTTGCAGCACAAGGACAAAATCTGTTTGTCGCCTCAGGCGACAGCGGTGCATACAGCAAGAGGTCTCGATTCGTCTATCCGGCTGACGACCCCTATGTCACGTCCGTGGGCGGCACGGACCTCACCACCTCAGGGGGCGGCGGCCCGTGGAAGTCGGAGACAGCGTGGAGCTCTAGCGGCGGTGGAGTCTCTCCCAATAAGATTGCGATCCCCAGCTACCAGAAGACCTCCGGGGTCATCACCACGGCCAACAGAGGATCGACGATCTATCGCAACAGTCCGGACGTCGCTGCTGAAGGGAATACAGACAACTTCATCTGCTACAACGGCACCTGTGCCGGAGGATGGGGAGGAACGAGCTTCGCTGCGCCGCGATGGGCCGGCTATCTCGCGCTCGCGAATCAACAGTCTGTGGCGCACGGCCTGGGCACGCTCGGCTTCATCAATCCAACGCTCTACCAGATAGGGCTGGGATCGAGCTACGGCACCAACTTCCACGACATCACCAGCGGCTCGAACGGCAGCTACTCCAGCCAGAAGGGCTATGACCTGGTGACCGGTTGGGGAAGCCCGAACGGGAGCGGATTGATCTACACCTTGGCACCGTAACACCTCGTCCAGATCATGAAGAAAGGGCCCGGATCTCACACGATTCGGGCCCTTTGTATGTATGGCGTATTTCTAGATCAGGCGATGGCATGAACACTAAGTCGAGGCAGTCAAATCCGCGCTGTTCCGCGACAATCCGCGGTCGTCTTTTGTCGTTTGACTGTGGGGGAGGAGGGAATTATGGTGCGCCCGGAGTGATTCGAACACCCGACCTACTGGTTCGTAGCCAGTTGCTCTATCCAGCTGAGCTACGGGCGCACATTGCATTAGATGCAACCTTCTAAACATACCGGATTTAGCGTTTCAGGGCAACCCTTCACCCTGTGAATCCCTGCTCTGAAGCCGATAAGTGATGCTCTGTACTCTGTCGCATCCCTTGCAGAGTACGAAGAAATGGTGCGCCCGGAGAGATTCGAACTCCCGACCCTCTGGTTCGAAGCCAGATGCTCTATCCAACTGAGCTACGGGCGCGGCATGGGCAGGGAAGCCCCACACATCTTACCCGCAACAGCGGGTATTTCACATTCTCAATTTTTGAGATACGGGTTACGACGCAGCCGGAGCGGGAGTGGGCACAGGCGCCGGAGGAGCGGCCAGCACCACGCGCTCGATCAGATCCAATCCCGCACGCCGCAGAAGCTCATGGATCATCGGCTCATTCAGCCGCGTCGCGTCATACTCCACACGAATCGTCTTTGCTGCCTCATCGAACTCGATCCGTCGCACTCCATACACCTCGCGCACCCGCGCAACGGCAAGCGCAGAAGCCTCGGTAGGAGGCACTCCGTAGCGATACAGAACATCAAGCTGTGTCATACCTAACGATGATAGCAGCGCACCTCACGCCAGTTTTCCTTGAGTCGCGGCAGTTCCCCGCCATCGAGGTTGCAGGTGCTCTCACCGCTGCGGTCTACGCGGCAGCAGTCTGCCCTGAGCGAAGTCGAATGGGTCCCGCGAGCGCTCTTTCTACTGTGAGTGGAGAAACCCGCTTCTCACCACATCCGCTTTCCGCTGACCTGCGGACCCGCCGACAAGTTCTCCACAGAAATCCTGTCAAGCCCCTAATCCGCCTAACACAAACAAAACAAGCATG
The Edaphobacter bradus genome window above contains:
- a CDS encoding S53 family peptidase codes for the protein MKRSNTSSVVTGARAESSMLFSSMFFFLLAMAPAHAQPKAMLTHHTRDAVSSGQAAHVGRLSATQILRLDIALPLRNEAQLDEELQQLYDRNSSSYHQFLSVEQFTERFAPSKQDYDAVIHFAQANGLTVTGTTPNRMLVNVVGPVANIERAFHVALNVYQHPTEARTFYAPDREPTADLSTPLWHVSGLDNFSIPHPASLRHEPEVKSGPAATGSGPNGYFLGSDMRVAYYGGSALTGSGQSVGLLEFAGYNINDVNNYFSRVGQPLTVPVVGVSTDGSSLSCTGSCDDTEQVLDIEVAISMAPALSSVRVYVSDTSDVSMFNRMATDNISKSLSCSWGWSPADPTSDDPIFKEFAAQGQNLFVASGDSGAYSKRSRFVYPADDPYVTSVGGTDLTTSGGGGPWKSETAWSSSGGGVSPNKIAIPSYQKTSGVITTANRGSTIYRNSPDVAAEGNTDNFICYNGTCAGGWGGTSFAAPRWAGYLALANQQSVAHGLGTLGFINPTLYQIGLGSSYGTNFHDITSGSNGSYSSQKGYDLVTGWGSPNGSGLIYTLAP